Proteins encoded within one genomic window of Cytobacillus sp. IB215665:
- a CDS encoding efflux RND transporter permease subunit — translation MINWILKQKILVSVSLILIISLGLFTFPKMKLELLPVINFSSATIDIYGENLNSVELEKEVTNRVEAELDGIDGILSFSSTTRDNQAQINIEMEEGKGDQIYPKIERLANDTQSTLDNIIVRSRQDSTVYQYDLWIDIYGKDKEELSNFVKQTLEPRFMTLPEVKAMKVTGMVDKEMIISFDHEKLKEHNISLQQLQGTITNYLEGQNIGKIATDSDNITIRWEPAQSSITNLKSILLPTQNGNVTLDEVSNVYIQSSGNPTITSKTGNNNYLMIRVGRHDEYSEIDLTNAVEKEIKALKDEGTINGFELNILTSNANFMNMALNGVQQNILLGGFLSLIILLVFLRNIRATLIAGTSIIFSVLLTISTMYFFGFSFNLLTLIGLGLSIGMMVDSTIVLLESIYKKYQDGLAPIKAVIKGTRDVVSPIIASMSTTLIVFLPTFMLNDEIGTYIKVLAMVMIVSILSSVVIAFLAIPSLANIFIKNVVVKDNIRSKWFHITYTKTMHWILLKKRRIASALIAFIILFGSSIALLPTIPFGLMPDIHHRQAEATILFETGTEFKDKESVQNYIQNELNNVNEIVNYSLVEVAPDLLWLLVNMTPIEESKRTQKEINNEIQGIMDPLVEREYITFVSGVNSNGSSPISLLVTGSDYKEIENISKNVIDSLKKIDGITSVNSDLQRQSNDHEVIYNKSLLNKHNITEQEVNLQLQQSLVNIPIGSWTSSNEEFKIRLKNQEDFKDISSIENLPINVQGGSIQLKNVAQVSRVTSPIEIQHYEGERLIKIFGNVTDRDMGSILDDVETMIDDLDLPNGYTVQLSGKLKDQATTYYELIFVLVLSLFLVYGVMALQFNSLAKPILVMSIIPFTLIGVIIGLAVTGNELNALSSIGVIILIGIVVNNAILLIDQFIQIRKEGNMSLKDSVALSGSQRLRPILMTTFTTIGGMLPLVFDSGIGSNFQSPLATVISFGLLFSTLITLIIIPILLYIVEHLTKKLKRNKLTMNKTRENNYL, via the coding sequence ATGATAAATTGGATATTAAAACAAAAAATACTCGTCTCAGTAAGTTTAATTCTTATTATTTCTCTTGGACTATTTACATTCCCAAAAATGAAACTTGAGTTATTGCCAGTCATTAATTTTAGCAGTGCTACTATCGATATTTATGGTGAAAATCTAAATTCAGTTGAACTTGAAAAAGAAGTTACAAACCGAGTTGAAGCTGAATTAGATGGTATTGATGGAATCTTATCTTTCTCATCTACAACAAGAGATAACCAAGCACAAATCAATATTGAAATGGAAGAGGGAAAAGGAGATCAAATTTACCCAAAAATCGAAAGGTTAGCTAATGATACTCAGTCAACTTTAGATAATATTATTGTTAGATCTAGACAAGATTCTACTGTATATCAATATGATTTATGGATAGATATATACGGTAAAGATAAAGAAGAGCTATCAAATTTTGTAAAACAAACATTAGAACCTCGCTTCATGACACTACCAGAGGTAAAAGCAATGAAAGTAACTGGCATGGTAGATAAAGAGATGATTATTTCTTTTGATCATGAAAAGCTTAAAGAACACAATATCTCATTACAACAGCTTCAAGGAACAATTACAAACTATTTAGAAGGACAAAACATAGGAAAGATAGCTACTGATTCTGATAATATAACTATACGCTGGGAACCGGCTCAATCGAGTATAACCAATTTAAAATCAATTTTACTGCCAACTCAAAATGGTAACGTAACATTAGATGAAGTAAGCAATGTATATATTCAGTCAAGTGGGAATCCCACTATTACTTCAAAAACAGGGAATAACAATTATTTAATGATAAGAGTCGGTCGCCATGATGAATATTCCGAAATAGACCTGACAAATGCTGTTGAAAAAGAAATTAAAGCACTTAAAGATGAAGGAACAATTAATGGGTTTGAATTAAATATCCTCACGTCTAATGCTAATTTTATGAATATGGCATTAAACGGTGTTCAGCAGAACATTTTACTTGGAGGATTTCTTTCCTTAATTATACTTCTTGTATTCTTACGAAATATAAGAGCAACTTTAATTGCTGGAACATCCATTATCTTTAGTGTCCTATTAACAATTTCCACAATGTATTTCTTTGGCTTTTCTTTTAATTTGTTAACTTTAATCGGTTTAGGTCTTTCCATTGGTATGATGGTTGACTCTACAATTGTTCTGTTAGAGTCTATCTATAAAAAGTATCAAGATGGTCTTGCACCAATAAAGGCAGTTATTAAAGGAACACGTGATGTGGTAAGTCCAATTATTGCTTCAATGTCAACAACACTTATCGTCTTTTTACCAACATTTATGTTAAATGATGAAATAGGTACTTATATAAAAGTATTGGCTATGGTTATGATTGTATCTATCTTAAGTTCTGTAGTAATTGCATTTTTAGCAATACCTTCCCTAGCAAATATTTTTATCAAGAATGTCGTTGTGAAAGATAATATTAGATCTAAATGGTTTCATATTACTTACACAAAAACAATGCACTGGATATTACTGAAAAAGAGAAGAATTGCATCAGCTTTAATTGCATTTATTATTTTGTTTGGTAGTTCTATTGCTCTACTACCGACAATACCTTTTGGATTAATGCCGGATATACATCATAGACAAGCAGAGGCTACCATATTATTTGAGACAGGCACAGAGTTCAAAGATAAGGAATCAGTACAGAATTATATTCAAAACGAATTAAATAACGTGAATGAAATAGTAAACTATTCATTAGTGGAAGTTGCACCTGACCTTTTGTGGTTACTAGTAAACATGACACCAATAGAAGAATCTAAACGAACTCAAAAAGAAATAAATAATGAAATTCAAGGAATAATGGATCCACTAGTTGAACGTGAATATATTACATTTGTAAGTGGTGTAAATAGTAATGGAAGTTCACCTATTTCACTGCTAGTAACAGGAAGTGACTATAAAGAAATAGAAAATATCTCAAAAAACGTAATAGACTCACTGAAAAAAATCGATGGAATTACAAGTGTTAATTCTGATTTACAAAGACAATCCAATGACCATGAAGTCATTTACAATAAATCATTACTAAATAAACATAACATTACAGAACAAGAAGTTAATTTACAATTGCAACAATCCTTAGTAAATATACCAATTGGAAGTTGGACGTCATCGAATGAGGAATTTAAAATTCGTCTCAAAAATCAAGAAGATTTTAAAGATATATCTAGTATCGAAAATTTACCGATTAATGTTCAAGGTGGGTCAATTCAATTAAAGAATGTAGCTCAAGTTTCAAGAGTCACATCCCCTATTGAAATTCAACATTATGAAGGAGAACGCCTAATCAAAATTTTTGGAAATGTCACTGATAGAGACATGGGATCTATTCTAGATGATGTGGAAACGATGATTGATGATCTTGATTTACCAAATGGTTACACTGTACAATTGTCCGGAAAATTGAAAGATCAAGCTACAACATATTATGAATTAATCTTTGTCTTAGTTCTTTCCTTATTTCTTGTCTACGGGGTAATGGCTCTTCAGTTTAATAGCTTGGCTAAACCTATTCTGGTCATGTCCATTATTCCATTTACATTAATTGGAGTAATTATTGGTCTTGCCGTAACAGGCAATGAGTTAAATGCATTATCATCTATTGGGGTTATTATTTTAATTGGAATTGTGGTAAATAACGCTATATTGTTAATTGATCAATTTATTCAAATTCGTAAAGAAGGAAATATGAGCTTAAAAGACAGTGTAGCATTATCTGGTAGCCAAAGACTTCGTCCTATCTTAATGACGACATTTACAACAATAGGTGGTATGCTTCCATTAGTTTTCGACAGTGGTATAGGTAGTAATTTTCAATCTCCTTTAGCGACTGTTATTTCATTCGGCCTACTCTTTTCAACTTTGATAACATTAATTATAATACCGATTTTGCTATATATAGTCGAGCATTTAACCAAGAAACTTAAACGTAATAAGCTTACGATGAATAAAACTAGGGAAAACAATTATTTGTAA
- a CDS encoding aminoglycoside phosphotransferase family protein, translating into MFKGKLIGQGNTADIYSLGDNQVIKLFKDDIPLEMIEREFTMSRIIQTTKLSIPKVFKIIQIDNLYGIVYEYIEGPSLLDQVLSNPSLVKEAAKTISDLHVDIHKTIISEEAPSQKLIYARNIQQSNILSNIMKDQIINYLHTLPDDNFLCHGDFHPGNVLTSSNGLVIIDWMTAMRGNQAADAARTILILKFGIIPDSIPNRIRESFNSMRCTLLDEYINRYLHKSNMTIEQVEQWFLPVAAARLVERLPMEEKNALLEYINNLLNSSYLMK; encoded by the coding sequence ATGTTTAAAGGCAAACTTATTGGACAAGGAAACACTGCTGATATATATTCTCTAGGAGACAACCAAGTTATAAAGCTGTTTAAGGACGATATTCCGCTTGAAATGATTGAACGAGAGTTTACAATGAGTCGTATTATACAAACTACAAAGTTATCTATTCCAAAAGTATTTAAAATTATTCAAATCGACAATCTTTATGGAATTGTGTATGAATATATAGAAGGTCCTTCATTACTTGATCAAGTCTTATCCAATCCTTCATTGGTTAAAGAAGCTGCCAAAACTATTAGCGATCTACATGTTGACATACATAAAACAATAATTTCTGAAGAAGCTCCCTCTCAAAAGTTGATATATGCGCGAAATATTCAACAATCAAACATATTGTCAAATATAATGAAAGATCAAATAATAAATTATTTACACACACTTCCTGATGATAATTTCCTTTGCCATGGTGACTTTCATCCTGGCAATGTCCTCACTTCATCAAATGGACTAGTAATTATTGATTGGATGACTGCTATGAGAGGAAATCAGGCAGCTGATGCAGCTCGCACTATATTAATTCTTAAATTTGGGATTATACCAGACAGTATACCCAATAGAATTAGAGAAAGTTTTAACAGTATGCGGTGTACATTATTAGACGAATACATAAATCGTTATCTTCACAAGTCAAATATGACAATAGAGCAAGTTGAACAGTGGTTTCTTCCAGTTGCAGCAGCTCGATTAGTAGAAAGGCTTCCTATGGAGGAGAAAAATGCATTATTAGAATATATTAATAACCTACTTAATAGTAGCTATCTGATGAAATGA
- a CDS encoding permease prefix domain 1-containing protein, producing MSELTQYVNTLLNEIDCPTEDKEDIRDEMIDHLSLLKRDYLVKGYSDKEAVQQSIHDFGKEQYIGKQMNKAISSSNATIDTVIKTTTSKFQIDNLKLRKWWLVSIFVQLLLFVSYLLAEWGILFSSPLIDRAANHQFYDWFTSPYYKLIPSIIYGSVIVMLIAGYIKQNKLFMTLGLPFYCAILVLQCSIWWVPFDSPTLFDIIFQLLLTITIFIISITLLRSYISNFKKTSNN from the coding sequence TTGAGTGAACTGACACAATATGTGAACACGCTTTTAAATGAAATAGATTGTCCAACTGAAGATAAGGAAGATATTAGAGATGAAATGATTGATCACCTATCGCTTTTAAAAAGAGATTATTTAGTAAAAGGTTACTCAGATAAAGAAGCTGTTCAACAATCAATTCATGATTTTGGAAAAGAGCAATACATTGGGAAGCAAATGAATAAGGCTATTTCGTCGTCGAATGCAACAATTGATACTGTAATAAAAACTACTACTTCTAAATTTCAAATTGATAACTTAAAATTAAGAAAATGGTGGCTTGTAAGTATCTTTGTACAGCTACTCTTATTCGTTAGTTATTTGTTAGCGGAGTGGGGCATATTATTTTCTTCGCCACTTATAGATAGGGCTGCCAATCATCAATTTTATGATTGGTTTACTTCACCATATTATAAATTGATTCCTAGCATAATTTATGGCAGTGTTATAGTCATGTTAATTGCAGGATATATTAAACAAAACAAACTTTTTATGACACTAGGACTACCATTTTATTGTGCAATATTAGTTTTACAATGTAGCATTTGGTGGGTTCCCTTTGATTCACCTACATTATTTGATATTATTTTTCAATTGTTACTTACAATTACAATATTCATAATTTCCATCACTTTGCTTAGATCATATATCTCAAACTTTAAAAAAACTAGTAATAACTAA
- a CDS encoding DinB family protein, protein MREDQLFEQMKMWRKWTVQLLRTIPDEVVDEIPHGHNNSIRWNAGHILVGWDHTMFPAVNEKRQLPLTYHQMFPRGSKPQNWTEHPPSIEEIINKLEEQPDLIVRSCMGHLDDPLHESFLGMETLGDMVVFHMNHENLHIGIIKSMKNLLEVKLT, encoded by the coding sequence TTGAGAGAAGATCAGTTATTTGAACAAATGAAAATGTGGCGTAAATGGACTGTTCAACTACTTCGTACAATTCCCGATGAAGTTGTTGACGAAATTCCGCACGGTCATAATAACAGCATCCGCTGGAATGCTGGTCATATTTTAGTTGGTTGGGATCATACGATGTTTCCTGCTGTCAATGAGAAGAGACAATTGCCTCTTACATATCACCAAATGTTCCCAAGAGGTAGTAAACCACAAAATTGGACAGAACATCCCCCGTCGATCGAAGAGATCATTAACAAACTGGAGGAACAACCGGATCTAATTGTAAGATCATGTATGGGACATCTTGATGACCCACTTCATGAATCTTTTTTAGGCATGGAAACATTAGGAGATATGGTTGTTTTTCATATGAACCATGAAAATCTACACATAGGGATTATTAAAAGTATGAAGAATTTACTTGAAGTAAAGTTGACATAG
- a CDS encoding GNAT family N-acetyltransferase — protein MSKISNFEFTSLETKNLYLKLLTLDDAADVYKHFRDENITRYLDIEPCKDIKEAKEIIQFHIDDFGCRWGIYKKSNNEFVGTCGFHYLRQSHNVLNAEIGFDLSSNYWGKGIMFEVLQQIIKYGFEYMKLDVIDATVEQQNERSQRLMKKLGFIKAPKLQDNLIYFFLNKEDILITK, from the coding sequence ATGTCAAAAATAAGCAACTTTGAATTTACATCACTGGAAACTAAAAACTTATATTTAAAATTATTAACGTTAGATGACGCTGCAGATGTTTATAAACATTTCAGAGACGAAAATATTACAAGATATTTGGATATTGAACCATGCAAGGATATAAAAGAAGCTAAGGAAATAATTCAATTTCATATAGATGATTTTGGATGTCGATGGGGTATATATAAGAAGAGTAATAATGAGTTCGTAGGAACATGTGGGTTTCACTATTTAAGGCAGTCTCATAATGTATTAAATGCTGAAATTGGATTTGATTTATCAAGTAATTATTGGGGAAAAGGGATAATGTTTGAGGTGTTGCAGCAAATAATTAAATATGGATTTGAATATATGAAGTTAGATGTGATCGATGCTACAGTAGAACAACAGAATGAAAGATCTCAACGATTGATGAAAAAATTAGGCTTTATAAAAGCACCAAAATTACAAGATAATCTAATCTACTTTTTTCTGAACAAGGAAGACATACTTATCACAAAATAA
- a CDS encoding helix-turn-helix transcriptional regulator, giving the protein MKNNIRDMRSKQNFTQDELAERLDVSRQTIISLEKGRYNPSITLAFKLSRVFNCKIEEIFIYEEE; this is encoded by the coding sequence GTGAAAAATAATATTAGGGATATGCGTTCAAAACAAAATTTTACTCAAGATGAATTGGCAGAACGACTAGATGTATCAAGACAAACGATTATTTCACTAGAAAAAGGACGATACAATCCTTCAATTACTTTAGCCTTCAAGCTATCAAGAGTTTTTAACTGCAAAATTGAAGAAATTTTTATTTATGAGGAGGAATAA
- a CDS encoding nucleotidyltransferase domain-containing protein encodes MTKEFFNKQTESQLTVLSDISSISETLKIEFWLRGGWAIDFLLGKVTRPHDDIDIVTWIHDRERLENELKKAGYEQTPVRQEFRNRQSDFKKDSVEVTFSYITHSENRKLIMNELPEWVWRADSLSSQRFMLHGISAKVLNPRQLLEEKEVYTRIGRTPRLKDEESKKILHKIISKS; translated from the coding sequence ATGACTAAAGAATTTTTCAATAAACAAACTGAATCCCAATTAACAGTATTAAGTGATATCAGTTCAATTTCTGAGACACTTAAAATAGAATTTTGGCTACGTGGGGGATGGGCAATTGATTTTCTTCTCGGAAAGGTTACTAGACCTCATGATGATATTGATATAGTAACTTGGATACACGATCGAGAAAGATTAGAAAATGAACTTAAAAAAGCAGGCTATGAACAAACTCCAGTTAGACAAGAGTTTCGTAATAGGCAGTCTGATTTCAAGAAGGATAGTGTAGAGGTTACATTTAGTTACATAACTCATTCCGAAAATAGAAAACTTATTATGAACGAATTACCTGAATGGGTATGGCGAGCAGACTCTTTGTCATCCCAAAGGTTTATGTTGCATGGAATATCTGCAAAAGTTCTTAATCCCAGACAACTCTTAGAAGAAAAAGAAGTTTACACACGAATAGGTCGCACGCCTAGATTAAAGGACGAAGAAAGCAAAAAAATTTTGCACAAAATAATAAGTAAAAGTTAA
- a CDS encoding dihydrofolate reductase family protein: MAEVIYHVAVSLDNFIADQGMLTGNLEETLFLFEGDHVPDFLTDIQQFDSLLMGGKTYEFGFKFGHKPGEPSYKGIKHYIFSSSLQFESNEEVELIKGNSIDFIKDLKQQENCKIWLCGGGELAGSLIKHKLIDQLVLKINPIIVGEGISLFGNIKPCFKLELVDMKQYSNGIIKPTYNIIYT; this comes from the coding sequence ATGGCTGAAGTAATTTATCATGTTGCAGTGTCATTAGATAACTTTATTGCTGATCAAGGGATGTTAACGGGGAATCTTGAGGAAACTCTCTTTTTATTTGAAGGAGATCATGTCCCTGATTTTCTAACAGATATTCAACAATTTGATTCATTATTGATGGGTGGAAAAACATATGAATTTGGATTTAAATTTGGTCATAAACCGGGTGAACCTAGCTATAAGGGCATAAAACATTACATTTTTTCAAGCTCTTTGCAGTTTGAATCCAATGAGGAAGTAGAACTTATCAAAGGAAATTCTATTGACTTTATCAAGGATCTCAAGCAGCAAGAGAACTGCAAAATCTGGCTATGTGGTGGCGGAGAATTAGCAGGATCATTGATTAAACATAAACTCATTGATCAATTAGTACTAAAGATAAATCCTATTATAGTCGGTGAAGGAATTTCATTGTTCGGTAACATTAAGCCATGTTTTAAATTAGAATTGGTGGATATGAAACAGTATTCTAATGGAATTATTAAACCTACTTACAATATTATTTATACTTGA
- a CDS encoding GNAT family N-acetyltransferase, with amino-acid sequence MKTNFIKLTEPNNSLVEVLNRWENDPTLVPLTRPNQNKSELECQKSISVENLIQRLEHEHIYLIYQDDLLIGEMNYMVDPGHLYKKESGTAWIGITIGESEGRGKGIGFKAIRFLEDKIREEGLRRIELGVFEFNNQALKLYQKLGYNEIGRIKDFTYFQGKMWNDIRMEKWINQF; translated from the coding sequence GTGAAAACTAATTTCATCAAGTTAACAGAACCTAATAATAGTCTAGTAGAAGTGTTGAATCGGTGGGAAAACGATCCTACTTTAGTTCCATTGACTCGCCCTAATCAAAACAAGTCAGAATTAGAATGCCAGAAAAGTATATCAGTAGAAAACTTAATTCAACGGTTAGAACACGAACATATCTACCTGATATATCAGGATGATCTTCTAATCGGCGAAATGAACTACATGGTCGATCCGGGCCACCTGTACAAAAAAGAGTCAGGAACTGCTTGGATAGGGATTACAATAGGTGAATCCGAAGGGCGTGGTAAAGGGATTGGTTTTAAAGCGATAAGGTTTTTAGAGGATAAAATTAGAGAGGAAGGCCTTAGACGTATTGAATTAGGAGTATTTGAATTTAATAATCAGGCACTGAAGTTGTATCAGAAGCTTGGCTACAATGAAATCGGTCGTATTAAAGATTTTACCTATTTTCAAGGAAAAATGTGGAATGATATCCGCATGGAAAAATGGATAAATCAATTTTAA
- a CDS encoding PadR family transcriptional regulator: protein MNKEILKGSIDILILSIIAKHDTYGYQIAKKIKANSSNSYVIGEGTLYPALKRLEKKNFISSYWGESDSAGRRKYYKLTDDGRTELSKKIADWKEANDLINLSTEGLN, encoded by the coding sequence ATGAATAAGGAAATTTTAAAAGGTAGTATAGACATCCTTATCCTATCAATTATTGCGAAACATGATACTTATGGTTATCAAATTGCAAAAAAAATAAAAGCAAACAGCAGCAATAGTTATGTAATTGGAGAAGGCACTCTATATCCAGCTTTAAAAAGGCTTGAAAAAAAGAATTTCATTAGTTCATATTGGGGGGAATCCGATTCAGCTGGTAGAAGAAAATACTACAAACTAACTGATGATGGCAGAACAGAACTTTCAAAAAAAATTGCCGATTGGAAAGAAGCCAACGATTTAATTAATTTAAGCACGGAGGGATTAAATTGA
- a CDS encoding MBL fold metallo-hydrolase, with the protein MLKKLTERIYYMPHNNDTDRPILGLICGDKYSLIVDSGNSPQHAKEFLAEVKSLDIPPIKYLVITHWHFDHVFGIKEMNLTTIGHEYTKIKLEEMKNMKWDNASLDKYLQNGIFNEFEIRCIKKEIPERDSFLLGDLDITYKGSMEIDLGGLHCIINDVGGDHTLESTVIYIPEEKVIFLGDCVYNGKHNGDYVFTKEKLFPMIDKIEKNDIEYYFCSHESICDKKEMRGFWHQLKSTGNIVEKGTSVEEAKRKFTATYNRPPSEAESFFIGGFVNGLKAMKEKAHH; encoded by the coding sequence ATGCTTAAAAAACTAACAGAGAGAATTTATTACATGCCTCATAATAATGACACAGACAGACCTATATTAGGACTTATATGCGGTGACAAATACAGTTTAATTGTTGACTCAGGAAATTCTCCACAACATGCTAAAGAGTTTTTAGCCGAAGTAAAATCTTTAGATATTCCACCAATCAAATATTTAGTAATCACCCACTGGCATTTCGATCACGTATTCGGCATAAAGGAGATGAATTTAACAACTATAGGTCATGAATATACGAAAATAAAACTGGAAGAAATGAAAAATATGAAGTGGGATAATGCTTCTTTAGATAAATATCTTCAGAATGGTATCTTCAATGAATTTGAGATTAGGTGTATAAAGAAAGAAATTCCAGAAAGGGATAGCTTTCTTTTAGGAGACTTGGATATAACATACAAAGGAAGCATGGAAATAGATTTAGGTGGACTTCATTGCATCATAAACGATGTTGGAGGAGATCATACTCTGGAATCAACAGTTATTTATATTCCTGAGGAAAAAGTAATTTTCTTAGGGGACTGTGTTTATAATGGAAAACATAACGGTGATTATGTTTTTACTAAAGAAAAACTATTTCCAATGATAGATAAAATAGAGAAAAATGATATCGAATACTATTTTTGTTCGCATGAAAGTATTTGCGATAAAAAAGAGATGAGAGGGTTTTGGCATCAGTTAAAATCCACTGGTAATATAGTAGAAAAGGGTACTTCCGTTGAAGAAGCAAAAAGAAAATTTACGGCTACATATAATAGACCACCTTCTGAGGCTGAATCGTTTTTTATTGGCGGTTTTGTAAATGGGCTTAAAGCAATGAAAGAAAAAGCACATCACTAA
- a CDS encoding ABC transporter ATP-binding protein, with amino-acid sequence MVLLNLTIENVTKQFGDKLAVNDVSFELTAGVYGFLGANGAGKTTLMRMLVTLINPTSGRILFDGKDVEVLGDEYRDNLGYLPQDIGLYKNFSAEKYLMYISAIKGIEQQAAKKKIDELLEVVNLSEHKKRKVGKFSGGMKQRLGIAQALLNDPKVLVVDEPTAGLDPKERIRFRNLLSSISKERIVLLSTHIVSDIEFIAKEIIVFKAGQLIQKDKPEELLENIRGFIWTVNVSEHEVIGFQNKYKVSNIISNQNKVALRIISESKPDDRAIEASPNLEDLYLYYFDQEVAQ; translated from the coding sequence GTGGTTTTGTTGAATTTAACAATTGAAAATGTGACGAAACAGTTTGGAGATAAACTGGCAGTAAATGATGTATCATTCGAATTAACAGCAGGTGTTTACGGATTTTTAGGTGCAAATGGTGCAGGTAAAACGACATTAATGAGGATGCTTGTAACATTGATTAATCCAACTTCTGGGCGTATTTTATTTGATGGAAAAGATGTTGAAGTGTTGGGTGATGAGTATCGAGATAATCTCGGTTATTTACCACAAGACATTGGCTTATATAAAAACTTCTCCGCTGAAAAATATTTAATGTATATCTCAGCAATTAAAGGAATTGAACAACAAGCTGCAAAGAAAAAAATTGATGAATTGTTAGAGGTTGTAAACTTATCTGAACATAAGAAGAGAAAAGTCGGGAAGTTTTCTGGCGGGATGAAGCAAAGGCTAGGAATTGCCCAAGCATTATTAAATGATCCAAAGGTGTTAGTCGTTGATGAACCAACGGCTGGACTCGATCCGAAGGAACGTATTAGATTTCGTAATCTATTGTCTTCTATTTCAAAAGAGCGAATCGTTCTTTTATCTACACACATCGTTTCAGATATTGAATTTATCGCTAAAGAAATTATAGTGTTTAAAGCTGGTCAGCTCATTCAAAAGGATAAGCCTGAAGAACTGCTAGAGAACATAAGAGGATTTATTTGGACGGTTAATGTATCAGAGCATGAAGTAATAGGTTTTCAAAATAAGTATAAGGTGAGCAATATAATTAGTAATCAAAATAAAGTAGCCCTTAGAATTATTTCTGAAAGCAAGCCTGATGACAGAGCCATTGAAGCATCACCAAACTTAGAGGATCTATATCTATACTATTTTGATCAGGAGGTCGCACAATGA